TCGCGACCCGCGCCGCGATGGACACCGCGATGACCTCGGGCGAGATCGGGGTCGGCATCGTCATCCCGCCGGACTTCGAGCGCCGGCTGCGGCACTACGAGGCCGGCGGGCCGCCGCCCGAGGTCCGCGTCGTCTACGACGGCGGCGAGGTCGTGCTCGCCGGCAACGCGGAAGCCTTCCTGACGGGGATCGCGACCGCGACCGGTCTGCGTCTGCGCGCCGACGCGAGCGCTGCGCCGCGCGGTGCCGCGGCGGGAGAAGGAGCTGGCGTCGAGGTCGTGCCGATCGCGCTCTTCAACCCGACGCTCGACGGCACGCCCTACATGGTGAGCGGCACCTTCGGCTTCGTGCTGAGCTTCGCGACGACGCTCATCATCGCGGTGTCGATCGTCAACGAGCGCTCGGCCGGCACCTTCGAGCAGCTCCAGGTGACGCCCGCGACCTCGGTCGAGATCCTGCTCGGCAAGATCCTGCCGCTCGGCGCCGTGTTCTCGGCGGACGTCGTGCTGATGATGCTGCTCGCGGGCTTTCTGCTCGGCGTCTGGCCGGCGGGCAGCGCGCTCTTCTTCATCCTCATCTCGACCTTCTACATGCTGGTGTCGCTGTCGCTCGGCGTGATCTTCTCTGCGACCTCGAAGACCGCCGCCGAGGCGGTGTCGAAGACCGTGCTCGCGAGCCAGCCGCTGATTCTGCTGTCCGGCTTCGCCGTGCCGACGCGCAACATGCCGCTGCCGTTCCGCATGATCTCGGAGCTGATCCCCGCGACGCACTACATCCGCGTGAGCCGCGCGATCTACCTGCGCGGCGAAGGCCCCCTCGCGCTCATCGACGAGATTGCGATCATCGGCGTGATGGGCGCGGTGCTGACCTTCGTCGCGCTGCGCGCGATCGGGAGGCGTCAATGAGCGGGCTCGCGCGCCGCGCGCGGCGCTTCGTCTCGAACGTGCTGGCGATCGCCTACAAGGAGGCGTCGCTGATGCGGCACGACGCGGTCGTGATCCAGAACGTCCTGATGCAGCCGTTCGTGCTGCTCGTCGTGATGGGCTTCGCGATGCGCTTCACTCCGCAGGACGTGCCCTGGGCGGTGCTCGATCGCAGCCAGACGGCCGCCTCGCGCGGGCTCGTCGCCGACATCCAGGCGAGCGGCTACTTCACGCCGCCGGTCGCCGTGACGAGCTACGACGAGGGACGCGCGCTGCTGAAGCGCGGCGCCGCGACGGCCTTCCTCGTGATCCCGAAAGACTTCCGGCGCGAGATCGAGCGTGGTCGGCCGCAGGTGCAGCTTCTGCTCGACGGCACGGATCCGCTCACGGCGGCGCGGGTGAGCGGCTACGTCGCGCAGATCGCGTCGCGCTACGAGGCGACCGCGTCGCCGGCCGATCGCGAGCGCCTCGGCAAGGCGCCGACGAGCGGCCCCGGACGCGCGCCGCCCATCGAGCTGCGCCAGGAGTTCCGCTACAACCCGACGCTGCGCGACATCAATTTCTACTTGTCGGCGCTCGCGGGCTTCCTGCTGACCAACATCTGCCTCAGCGCGGCGAGCCTCGGGCTCGTCGCCGAGAAAGAGAACGGCACCTACGAGCAGATGCTCGCGCAGCCGGCGACGGCGCTGCAGATCGTCCTCGGCAAGCTGCTGCCGAACGTCGTGATCAGCTACGTCGCGCTGACGATCGGGATGGTCGGCGCCGGGTTGCTGCACGGCTACTGGCCGAAGGGCAACGTGCTGGTGTTCTACGTCACCACCCTGCCCTTCATCCTCGCGTCGCTCGGCATCGGTGTCTTCGTCTCGGCGCTCGCGCGCACGTCGGCGCAGGCGGTGTTCATCTCGGTGTTCTTCATCATGCCGTCGTTCGTGCTGTCGGGCTCGATGCTGCCCTACGCCCTCATGCCGCACGGCGTGCGCGAGATCGGCGCGCTGTTTCCGCTGCGCTGGTACCAGATCCTGTCGCGGCGGATCATCGAGCGCGGCGCGGGCTTCAGCGAGGTGCTGATCCCGACGATCGTCCTGCTCGGGCTGTTCTTCGCGATCCTGATCGGGATCCGCTGGCGGATGAAGCCGCGGCTCGGGTGACGTCGCCCTCCGGGTGAAGACGCGCGCGGCGCGCGCGCCTTCGTGCTTGCACGCCGCATTGTAGAAGTCGGCGCATCGCGCGCCCGACGGCTCTTGCGCTCCTTCGTTCGGTCGGCGGCACACGCGTTGCTCCGACCTCGACCTGTTCGGGTCGAGGATGCGCATCGCACAGATTGCACCGCTGTACGAATCGGTTCCACCGCGGCTCTACGGCGGCACGGAGCGCATCGTCTCCTTTCTCACCGAGGAGCTGGTCGCGATGGGTCACCGCGTGACGCTGTTCGCGTCCGGTGATTCGCGCACGCGCGCCCGTTTGGTCTCGGACTGCGATCGTGCGCTGCGCCTGCGCGGCGACGTCCGCGATCCGCTCGCCCACCACGTCGCGCACCTGCGCGGCGTGATGGAGCACGCGCTCGAGTTCGACGTCATCCACAACCACATGGACTACCTGGGCTTCCTGCTCGCGGTGACGTCGCCGCGTCCGGTGGTGACGACGCTGCACGGACGGCTCGACATCCCCGACCTGAAGGCGGTCTTTCAGGCTTTCCCCGAGGTCGAGCTGATCTCGATCAGCGACGCGCAGCGCGCGCCGCTAGCGGCGTCGAGCTTCCGCGCGACGGTGCCGCACGGCTTGCCCAGGAACTTGCTCCGCGCCGGCGACGGACGCGGCGGCTACCTCGCGTTCCTCGGCCGCATGTCGCCGGAGAAGCGACCCGACGCCGCGATTCGCATCGCCCGGAAGGTCGGCATGCCGCTGCGCATGGCGGCCAAGATCGACGACGCCGACAAGGAGTACTTCGACGCCGTGATCCGGCCGCTGCTCGACACCTCGTCGGTCGAGTACGTCGGCGAGATCGGCGACGCGGACAAGCAGCAATTCCTCGGCGAGGCGTACGCGCTGCTGATGCCGATCGAGTGGCCGGAGCCGTTCGGCATCGTGATGATCGAGGCGCTGGCGTGCGGGACGCCGGTCGTCGCGCGCGCCTGTGGCTCGGTGCCGGAGGTCGTCGAGGACGGCGTGACGGGCTTTCTGTGCGGCGGCGAGGCGGAGATGGTGCGCGCGGTCGCGCACGTGGACGAGATCTCGCGCCAGCGGTGCCGGCGCGAGTTCGAGGGCCGCTTCACGTCGCGGCACATGGCGGACGCGTACGTGCGTGCCTACCACGACGTGCTCGGCGACTGGGGACGCGGCGCGGCGTAGCGGACGTCAATCCACGCCGCGCGGTCCGCGGGGCTCGTCGGCGTCGATCGCGTTCTCGCCCGAGCGCGGGTCGGAGTCGGGACGGAGGTCGTCGATCTCGTCGCCGGCGAGCGGATTGCCGCTGCCGAAGCTCCGGCTGGTGCGCGGCGCGTCGACGTCGTCCTCCGAGCCGGTCGTGCCGCCGGGGGCGACGTCGGTCTTGGGCGCAACCGCGCCGTCGGGCACGTTCACGCCACTGCCGCCGGCCTGGGCGAGCGTGACCTGGTCGGCGCTTGCGCCGGCTCCCGGGCAGGCTGCCGCTCGACCGGCTGCGACGAGCACGGCGACGAGCGCGGCGGTCGCGCTGAGCACGACGATCGTTCGTTCGGCGGCGGTCATGGACGGTCTCATCGCGTCACCCCTTCTTCGCCTTCTTCTTGGCGCGCGTGCGCGCGGCCTTCTTCGCCGCCCGCGAGCGGTCGGCCTTGGTGCGTCGCTTCGCGGCAGATTTCGCCTGCCGCGACAGGCTCTTGTGCGACGCGGCGCTGCG
This genomic stretch from Candidatus Binatia bacterium harbors:
- a CDS encoding ABC transporter permease yields the protein MSARRLWVLVRREALATLRDPFTVTILILVPLMALVLFGKILSTDVKELDLGVIDASQSAASRRLIADLAAQGTFVPIPFATRAAMDTAMTSGEIGVGIVIPPDFERRLRHYEAGGPPPEVRVVYDGGEVVLAGNAEAFLTGIATATGLRLRADASAAPRGAAAGEGAGVEVVPIALFNPTLDGTPYMVSGTFGFVLSFATTLIIAVSIVNERSAGTFEQLQVTPATSVEILLGKILPLGAVFSADVVLMMLLAGFLLGVWPAGSALFFILISTFYMLVSLSLGVIFSATSKTAAEAVSKTVLASQPLILLSGFAVPTRNMPLPFRMISELIPATHYIRVSRAIYLRGEGPLALIDEIAIIGVMGAVLTFVALRAIGRRQ
- a CDS encoding ABC transporter permease; amino-acid sequence: MSGLARRARRFVSNVLAIAYKEASLMRHDAVVIQNVLMQPFVLLVVMGFAMRFTPQDVPWAVLDRSQTAASRGLVADIQASGYFTPPVAVTSYDEGRALLKRGAATAFLVIPKDFRREIERGRPQVQLLLDGTDPLTAARVSGYVAQIASRYEATASPADRERLGKAPTSGPGRAPPIELRQEFRYNPTLRDINFYLSALAGFLLTNICLSAASLGLVAEKENGTYEQMLAQPATALQIVLGKLLPNVVISYVALTIGMVGAGLLHGYWPKGNVLVFYVTTLPFILASLGIGVFVSALARTSAQAVFISVFFIMPSFVLSGSMLPYALMPHGVREIGALFPLRWYQILSRRIIERGAGFSEVLIPTIVLLGLFFAILIGIRWRMKPRLG
- a CDS encoding glycosyltransferase family 4 protein encodes the protein MRIAQIAPLYESVPPRLYGGTERIVSFLTEELVAMGHRVTLFASGDSRTRARLVSDCDRALRLRGDVRDPLAHHVAHLRGVMEHALEFDVIHNHMDYLGFLLAVTSPRPVVTTLHGRLDIPDLKAVFQAFPEVELISISDAQRAPLAASSFRATVPHGLPRNLLRAGDGRGGYLAFLGRMSPEKRPDAAIRIARKVGMPLRMAAKIDDADKEYFDAVIRPLLDTSSVEYVGEIGDADKQQFLGEAYALLMPIEWPEPFGIVMIEALACGTPVVARACGSVPEVVEDGVTGFLCGGEAEMVRAVAHVDEISRQRCRREFEGRFTSRHMADAYVRAYHDVLGDWGRGAA